A genome region from Pseudomonas pergaminensis includes the following:
- a CDS encoding CsbD family protein, with translation MSSTSDKAKGLANEAVGNIKQGVGKVTGNDKLRAEGVVQEKKGEVQKAVGDTKDAVKKATK, from the coding sequence ATGAGCAGCACATCTGACAAGGCTAAAGGCTTGGCAAACGAGGCGGTCGGCAATATCAAGCAAGGTGTCGGTAAAGTCACCGGCAACGACAAACTGCGCGCTGAAGGTGTGGTCCAGGAAAAGAAAGGCGAAGTGCAGAAAGCAGTTGGCGACACCAAGGACGCGGTAAAAAAAGCGACCAAGTAA
- the fadD1 gene encoding long-chain fatty acid--CoA ligase: protein MNEDFWKDKYPAGIAAEINPDEYPNIQAVLKQSCQRFANKPAFSNLGKTITYGELYELSGAFAAYLQQHTDLQPGDRIAVQLPNVLQYPVAVFGAIRAGLIVVNTNPLYTAREMEHQFNDSGAKALVCLANMAHLAEKVVPKTAVKHVIVTEVADLLPPLKRLLINSVIKYVKKMVPAYHLPKAIKFNDVLAKGHGQPVSDASPASNDVAVLQYTGGTTGVAKGAMLTHRNLVANMLQCKALMGSNLNEGCEILITPLPLYHIYAFTFHCMAMMLIGNHNILISNPRDLPAMVKELSKWKFSGFVGLNTLFVALCNNEAFRKLDFSALKVTLSGGMALQLAAAERWKAVTGCGICEGYGMTETSPVATVNPIQHIQIGTIGIPVPSTVCKVIADDGTELALGETGELCVKGPQVMKGYWQRQDATDEMLDSEGWLKTGDIAIIQPDGYMRIVDRKKDMILVSGFNVYPNELEDVLAGLPGVLQCAAIGVPDEKSGEHIKLFIVVKPGATLTKDQVMEHMRANVTAYKVPKAVEFRDALPTTNVGKILRRELRDEELKKLGLKK from the coding sequence ATGAACGAAGACTTTTGGAAGGATAAGTACCCCGCCGGGATTGCTGCAGAAATCAATCCAGACGAGTATCCAAATATTCAGGCGGTACTGAAGCAGTCCTGCCAGCGCTTCGCCAACAAACCGGCTTTCAGCAACCTGGGCAAGACCATCACCTACGGTGAGCTGTACGAATTGTCCGGCGCCTTCGCCGCCTACCTGCAACAACATACCGACCTGCAGCCTGGCGATCGCATCGCCGTGCAACTGCCCAACGTCCTCCAGTACCCGGTCGCTGTGTTCGGTGCCATCCGTGCCGGCCTGATCGTGGTCAATACCAACCCGCTGTACACCGCGCGGGAAATGGAACACCAATTCAACGACTCCGGCGCCAAGGCGCTGGTGTGCCTGGCCAACATGGCGCACCTGGCGGAAAAGGTCGTGCCCAAGACCGCCGTCAAGCACGTGATCGTCACCGAAGTCGCCGACCTGTTGCCGCCGCTCAAGCGTCTGCTGATCAACAGCGTCATCAAGTACGTGAAGAAAATGGTCCCGGCGTATCACTTGCCCAAGGCGATCAAGTTCAACGACGTGCTGGCCAAGGGGCATGGTCAACCGGTCAGCGACGCGAGCCCGGCCAGCAATGATGTGGCGGTGCTGCAATACACCGGCGGCACCACTGGCGTGGCGAAGGGCGCCATGCTCACCCACCGCAACCTGGTCGCCAACATGCTGCAATGCAAGGCGCTCATGGGCTCCAACCTCAATGAAGGTTGCGAGATCCTGATCACGCCGCTGCCGCTGTACCACATCTATGCGTTCACCTTTCATTGCATGGCGATGATGCTGATCGGCAACCACAACATCCTGATCAGCAACCCGCGCGACCTGCCGGCGATGGTCAAGGAACTGTCGAAGTGGAAGTTCAGCGGCTTTGTCGGCCTGAACACCCTGTTCGTGGCGCTGTGCAACAACGAGGCATTCCGCAAGCTGGACTTCTCCGCGCTGAAAGTCACCCTGTCCGGCGGCATGGCCCTGCAACTGGCCGCCGCTGAGCGCTGGAAGGCCGTGACCGGTTGCGGCATCTGCGAAGGCTACGGCATGACCGAGACCAGCCCGGTGGCCACTGTGAACCCGATCCAGCATATCCAGATCGGTACCATCGGCATCCCGGTACCGTCCACCGTGTGCAAAGTCATTGCCGACGACGGCACCGAACTGGCGCTGGGCGAAACCGGCGAACTGTGCGTCAAGGGCCCGCAGGTGATGAAAGGCTATTGGCAGCGCCAGGACGCCACCGACGAAATGCTCGACAGCGAAGGCTGGCTCAAGACCGGTGACATCGCGATCATCCAGCCCGACGGCTACATGCGCATTGTCGACCGTAAGAAAGACATGATCCTGGTCTCGGGCTTCAACGTGTACCCGAACGAGCTGGAAGACGTGCTGGCAGGCCTGCCGGGCGTGCTGCAGTGCGCGGCCATCGGTGTGCCGGACGAGAAGTCCGGGGAACACATCAAGCTGTTTATCGTGGTCAAGCCGGGCGCGACCCTGACCAAGGACCAGGTGATGGAGCACATGCGCGCCAACGTCACGGCCTACAAGGTGCCCAAGGCCGTGGAATTCCGTGATGCATTGCCGACCACCAATGTGGGCAAGATCCTGCGCCGTGAGTTGCGCGACGAAGAGTTGAAGAAGCTCGGTCTTAAAAAGTAA